From one Pagrus major chromosome 21, Pma_NU_1.0 genomic stretch:
- the rgs5b gene encoding regulator of G-protein signaling 5b, translated as MCRALDSLPITCLERAKELKALFGSLLQKSDHSINSQSKKNEKQSRLNEDEPLKWKESFEKLLSSQNGLCLFRAFLVSEFSEENIAFYLACDDYKATKPSKLSTKAKKIYDEFIGCDAPREVNLDHLTKSITKENMDHPRQSCFEVAQEKIFTLMEKDCYPRFLKSSIYQEASRKAKTS; from the exons ATGTGCAGAGCACTCGACTCACTGCCTATTACCTGCCTGGAGAG GGCAAAGGAGCTGAAAGCTTTGTTTGGAAGCTTATTACAAAAGTCGGATCACAGCATCAACAGCCAGTCAAAGAAGAATGAGAAACAGAG caggTTAAATGAAGACGAGCCTTTGAAATGGAAGGAGTCGTTTGAGAAGCTGTTGTCCAGTCAAA ATGGACTGTGCCTGTTCAGAGCTTTCCTGGTCTCAGAGTTCAGCGAGGAGAACATCGCTTTCTACTTGGCTTGTGATGACTACAAGGCAACGAAACCTTCAAAACTGTCCACCAAAGCCAAGAAAATTTATGACGAGTTCATCGGCTGTGATGCACCACGAGAG GTAAATCTTGACCATCTGACCAAATCCATCACCAAGGAGAACATGGATCATCCAAGGCAGTCCTGTTTTGAGGTGGCCCAAGAGAAAATCTTCACCCTGATGGAGAAAGACTGCTACCCTCGCTTCCTCAAGTCCTCCATATACCAGGAGGCCAGCAGGAAGGCCAAGACCAGCTAA